The proteins below come from a single Aegilops tauschii subsp. strangulata cultivar AL8/78 chromosome 6, Aet v6.0, whole genome shotgun sequence genomic window:
- the LOC109735053 gene encoding U-box domain-containing protein 12-like gives MAAATAAAEIAALPEPRGPLPRLCGDLSRRVRLLAPLLDDPSASASPPLADALRAARDLLHSVHHGSKIYQAMRGRDSLLREFAAVNERIQAALDDLPYNDFDMPEEVQEQVALVHSQFKRAATRAKPADAQLARDLAWALSDDKPTVPALLMRVSEKLQLETMADMNRESGALHEMVISSGGEPDGCVDEMSSLLKKLKDCVIAQAPSAEAPGVGRSPSVKSPIIRDEFRCPISPG, from the exons atggccgccgcgaCGGCCGCCGCCGAGATCGCCGCACTGCCGGAGCCGCGCGGCCCTCTGCCCCGCCTCTGCGGCGACCTCTCCCGCCGCGTCCGCCTCCTCGCCCCGCTCCTCGACGAcccctccgcctccgcctcgccCCCGCTCGCcgacgccctccgcgccgcccgCGACCTCCTCCACTCCGTCCACCACGGCAGCAAGATCTATCAG GCCATGCGAGGCCGGGACAGCCTCCTCCGCGAATTCGCCGCCGTCAACGAGCGGATCCAGGCCGCGCTGGACGATCTTCCCTACAACGACTTCGACATGCCCGAGGaggtgcaggagcag GTGGCGCTGGTGCACTCGCAGTTCAAGAGGGCGGCGACGAGGGCGAAGCCGGCGGACGCGCAGCTCGCGAGGGACCTGGCCTGGGCGCTCAGCGACGACAAGCCCACCGTGCCCGCCCTCCTCATGAGGGTCTCCGAGAAGCTGCAGCTCGAGACCATGGCCGACATGAACCGCGAGTCGGGGGCGCTGCACGAGATGGTCATCTCCAGCGGCGGTGAGCCCGACGGCTGCGTCGACGAGATGTCCTCCCTGCTCAAGAAGCTCAAGGATTGCGTCATCGCCCAGGCCCCCTCGGCCGAGGCTCCCGGCGTTGGCAGGTCTCCCTCTGTCAAGTCCCCCATCATCCGGGATGAGTTCAGATGCCCCATTTCGCCCGGGTGA